Proteins encoded in a region of the Streptomyces akebiae genome:
- a CDS encoding phage baseplate protein: MTTTKRFDLNDGSDVLLREVGLTGTRILQSFAFDNTRGHLFTVQLIDGGLRLPGETRTYTGAERDANGDLCLTRLDLAGRILGVMYLRGFGHGVQIGVESTNSGSFLWTETKAIQVTNADGTVDGWGSRLARFKFANGTILTPDSPALTQYSLESGVDRTTVALDPVHSRLTVRCRVSGAFRYRLYDLAAFKSGGRTTLADVAQPADLQPGYTDVFQGFATFGSYLYLLAGSQYGANGSVSPDGNTFITTVDWNTGTVVQQELTRAGYSLPYREPEGMAIQVPDPANPQAARLCSGFGSVTSATDSRKKASIYYKDLLV; this comes from the coding sequence GTGACCACGACCAAGCGTTTCGATCTGAACGACGGCTCGGACGTGCTGCTGCGCGAGGTCGGACTCACCGGGACCCGCATCCTCCAGTCCTTCGCATTCGACAACACACGCGGCCACCTCTTCACCGTGCAACTCATCGACGGCGGCCTCCGACTCCCCGGCGAGACCCGGACGTACACCGGCGCCGAGCGCGACGCGAACGGCGACCTGTGCCTGACCCGACTCGACCTCGCCGGACGGATTCTGGGCGTCATGTACCTACGCGGTTTCGGCCACGGCGTACAGATCGGCGTCGAGTCCACGAATTCCGGGAGTTTCCTGTGGACGGAGACAAAAGCTATCCAGGTCACCAACGCGGACGGCACCGTCGACGGCTGGGGCAGCCGCCTCGCCCGCTTCAAGTTCGCGAACGGAACGATCCTCACGCCGGACTCCCCGGCCCTCACCCAGTACAGCCTGGAGTCCGGCGTCGACCGGACCACGGTGGCCCTGGACCCGGTCCACTCCCGGCTCACCGTCCGCTGCCGGGTCTCCGGCGCCTTCCGCTACCGGCTCTACGACCTCGCCGCCTTCAAGAGCGGCGGCCGGACGACCCTCGCCGACGTGGCCCAGCCCGCCGACCTCCAGCCCGGCTACACCGACGTCTTCCAGGGCTTCGCGACCTTCGGCAGCTACCTCTACCTCCTGGCCGGCTCACAGTACGGCGCCAACGGCTCGGTCTCACCCGACGGCAACACCTTCATCACCACCGTCGACTGGAACACCGGCACCGTCGTCCAGCAGGAACTCACCAGGGCCGGCTACTCGCTCCCCTACCGGGAGCCCGAGGGCATGGCCATCCAGGTCCCGGACCCCGCCAACCCTCAGGCGGCCCGCCTGTGCAGCGGTTTCGGCTCGGTGACCTCCGCCACCGACAGCCGCAAGAAGGCCAGCATCTACTACAAGGACCTGCTGGTCTGA
- a CDS encoding NAD(P)H-hydrate dehydratase has protein sequence MRSAHRVETVRTAERTLMARLPEGALMQRAAAGLAAACADVLPRRVYGSRVVLLTGSGDNGGDTLYAGARLARRGAGVTAVLLAPDRTHPDALRALLRAGGTTTTAHSATTPTALARADLVLDGIVGIGGRGGLRPDAAHLADLLADSPATVVAVDLPSGVEPDTGEVRGAAVRADLTVTFGTHKPGLLVDPAREYAGSVRLIDIGLAETLPPTPALESLQHADVAALLPRPTGESDKYRRGVVGVAAGSTRYPGAAVLAVAGALRGGAGAVRYVGAATEAVLARYPETLVSNTGPKKAGRVQAWVAGPGAGDDPTPVAEALASDVPVLLDADGLRLADRDTVRTREAPTLMTPHAGEAAALLGVSREEVEAARLTAVRDLARAYDATVLLKGSTTLIATPDPDTPVRVNPTGTPWLATAGSGDVLSGLAGSLLAAGLPPLDAASTAAYLHGLAGRYAADGAPTGAHDVAEAIPAAWRDITRTVPYHP, from the coding sequence ATGCGCTCAGCCCACCGTGTAGAAACCGTCCGCACAGCCGAACGCACCCTCATGGCCCGCCTCCCCGAAGGCGCCCTGATGCAGCGCGCGGCCGCAGGTCTCGCCGCGGCCTGCGCGGACGTGCTCCCCCGCCGCGTCTACGGCAGCCGCGTCGTCCTCCTCACCGGCAGCGGCGACAACGGCGGCGACACCCTCTACGCCGGCGCCCGCCTGGCCAGGCGCGGCGCGGGCGTGACCGCCGTCCTCCTCGCCCCCGACCGCACCCACCCGGACGCCCTCAGGGCCCTCCTGCGAGCGGGCGGCACCACGACCACCGCCCACTCCGCCACCACCCCCACCGCCCTCGCCCGCGCCGACCTCGTCCTGGACGGCATCGTCGGCATCGGCGGCAGGGGCGGCCTCCGCCCCGACGCCGCCCACCTCGCCGACCTCCTCGCCGACTCTCCCGCCACGGTCGTCGCCGTGGACCTCCCGAGCGGTGTCGAGCCGGACACCGGTGAGGTGCGCGGCGCGGCCGTCCGCGCCGACCTCACCGTCACCTTCGGCACCCACAAACCGGGCCTGCTCGTCGACCCGGCCCGCGAGTACGCCGGCTCGGTCCGCCTGATCGACATCGGCCTGGCGGAGACACTCCCGCCGACCCCGGCCCTGGAGTCCCTCCAGCACGCCGACGTGGCCGCCCTCCTCCCCCGCCCCACCGGCGAGAGCGACAAGTACCGCAGGGGAGTCGTGGGCGTCGCGGCGGGCTCGACCCGCTACCCGGGCGCGGCGGTCCTCGCGGTCGCGGGCGCCCTGCGCGGCGGCGCGGGCGCCGTCCGCTATGTGGGCGCCGCCACCGAAGCGGTCCTCGCCCGCTACCCGGAGACCCTCGTCTCGAACACGGGCCCGAAGAAGGCGGGCCGGGTCCAGGCCTGGGTCGCGGGCCCCGGCGCGGGCGACGACCCCACCCCCGTCGCGGAGGCCCTCGCCTCCGACGTCCCGGTCCTCCTGGACGCGGACGGCCTGCGCCTCGCCGACCGCGACACGGTCCGCACCCGCGAGGCCCCCACCCTGATGACCCCGCACGCGGGAGAGGCCGCCGCCCTGCTGGGAGTCTCCCGTGAGGAGGTCGAGGCAGCCCGCCTCACGGCCGTACGCGACCTGGCCCGCGCCTACGACGCCACGGTCCTCCTCAAGGGCTCCACCACCCTCATCGCCACCCCGGACCCCGACACCCCGGTCCGCGTCAACCCCACCGGCACCCCCTGGCTCGCCACCGCCGGCAGCGGCGACGTCCTCTCCGGCCTGGCAGGCTCCCTCCTGGCCGCCGGCCTCCCCCCGCTGGACGCGGCGAGCACGGCGGCCTACCTCCACGGCCTTGCGGGCCGCTACGCCGCCGACGGCGCCCCGACGGGGGCCCATGACGTGGCGGAGGCGATCCCGGCGGCCTGGCGGGACATCACGAGAACAGTGCCGTACCACCCTTGA
- a CDS encoding RHS repeat-associated core domain-containing protein: MSVSSAVLCGLLSVPAFAAVVDVAKPKDKTVSVPTGGAQTVPRQRAEQTMTKAPKTTWPKRTAASVDLRKAAAGDALAVSTSGTVVDADGTSRAAKSAVVTVAKPSATERVVAGTPPQAKFAKWQKTSKQGTPAGGDTRLVRTGSVPENVDVRLLDRSQVESIGGIGMGLRLTREDGVEDPGPVRVTLDYSGFQYAHGGDFADRLRLVQMPACALTTPEKKGCSPDLKQFIEADNDVGTGTLSATVYADADPAAVAIDDGSSQFSRSTYASASGATVLAVTSGSSSDEGDYRASTLSPTGSWDVSTGSGAFTYSLPVQLPKAPFGTTPSLALSYNSQSVDGRTSATNNQASWVGMGWDLEVGYIERRYKNCAQDGLSTIGDMCWESPNTGTEPDGAVYVISLNGVTSQLVQDGNGTGSYHLQDDPGWRVQHLWNGHGSDDEYWVISTPDGMRYYFGWGRSERNDASTNSVYTMPVVGNDTSEPCHAQYPEPCTQAWRWNLDRVVDPNEVENAYFYDKQKNHYRSVANTDKARSYDAGGYLTRIEYGWASQISGALLPAKVELSHVGRCVERMAEADPLGDEPAACPGISSTPESYPDVPTDLMCDGTADDSYCAGMTYYPTFFTTDMLWDIKTFVSNDGGSTWDPAMQYQTKHGLPNPDGTVGKTLWLDYVQRQGYGDGTDLRLPVINFNGEWKDNQVGSSLLNFRRVTKVYGDLGAATSVTYGQPDACDIDALPSQSSNTQLCFWQKWAPEGSAQTKTGWFKKYLVTQVSVDPGVGQGADGDGDPNMTTRYEYNGGGGWRFTNDPLVADEDETWSDWRGYQQVEVFTGTKSNAASTYHWLYRGLSGDRTSKTDSSATRTVKVKDGQGTEYTDSAWLAGKTIETSKRDGDGGSHERTFKEYWTHVTAAYEGLPDARFVRDSKTSTHQMTSQGWRVRTVMDEYDDTSSTSTTYGLPLRTNDWGEEAVADNRCTTYGRAYSTDNFPDSDVKRWMIVEDERRHYAADCANRAAANQDTFTATLYDGSTSVAGNDTALADANVTELRTYTNASTYRSIKTDYDDAGRVVATYDGKASKTTTTYSPNTTWPTDGVKVTTPDPDGSGSGTAMSTTTWSSRLWGTPYRILDANGRTTRLVHDSVGRYSTVWKPTEIGNYPDGISSMKFTYAVPTGTNGDGVPDTVTGAPRVSTGVLQSGSNYIYSYLYLDGLGRTRETQATAPGGSGRTVVSTRYDTSGNATGTSAPFYNSSAAGSGMVLPTVADLPSYTDLLIDWAGRTTGTQILVNEQPQPVMNSRTYYHGDHTTVVPAVGERSDTYTDVFGQTTRIVEYGPTGAAATAYEYTRSGGLRKITDPKGNTTEYTYNWLGERLTSDDPDTGASSVTYDENGQISTATTVGNSTTLSYTYDALRRPTTVSQGTTTLSRLAYDSAPGGKGKLATATSYQDGKAYTQTVTGYDTRGRVVGRTTTIPDDGSGLAGTYTFAYGYDLADHVTSVSYPQIGGLPAETVTTAYTAQGLPSRVASPLGTYQSSIGFDRLGRLNGRVYGESGGSDATVSRALTYDDADGTGLLAGAKTTVTTGGTTTTAQDDTFTRDLGGQLTGVTDKVVGQSECFTYDELNRLSRAWTTQESDGCSGAATPDMSSSLDPYDTTWTYDELGNIQAVRETTSLGTTDKDYTYPGYSADETSYTAEQARPHAVVKAGSDSFGYNAAGQMTSRTVDGVSSALEWNGLNRISKITQEKSTGDEVSTYVYDTDGNVLLRASPTEKVLYLDGHELRRTGSASASATRYYSAAGTNVAMRVADGSAAGKLTWILGDAQASTSMLVSMGGAVLRRRYTAFGKQRGSTNLPSSTDRGFLGQSEDDSTGLSMLGARMYDPDLGRFLSGDELNKPYSPQEMNAYSYGANNPVRYSDPTGFEIGSRPNSCQYDLKYCDKAVQDAVGYDPSTGTVDYTKGTQVGDGSITGKTVTKKLPDQAYDWVSKDLGYQGTPWLTQAQYDTFMQNATSDVKKAKMAYFFEVCQKSADVNKCLGTAKNIQVAEEEPDDHAFLSDDTADTLGMISTGLGIAAVMTAATPIGPVLGLLAVGVGVVVAADACWGNWMSLGCAAGVVGIAGGLVPMLKSGEALQGIGTLRTWGVQAGRSVADGARSAWSGVRGLFGG, encoded by the coding sequence GTGTCCGTGTCCAGTGCGGTGCTGTGCGGTCTTCTGTCCGTACCGGCCTTCGCCGCTGTAGTGGACGTGGCGAAACCGAAGGACAAGACGGTCAGCGTGCCGACGGGTGGAGCCCAGACCGTGCCCCGGCAGAGGGCCGAGCAGACGATGACGAAGGCCCCGAAGACGACGTGGCCCAAGAGGACCGCAGCCTCCGTCGACCTGCGGAAAGCCGCCGCCGGTGACGCCCTGGCCGTATCGACGTCGGGCACGGTGGTCGACGCGGACGGCACGAGCCGGGCGGCGAAGTCCGCCGTGGTGACCGTCGCGAAACCCTCCGCCACGGAGCGCGTGGTGGCAGGCACACCGCCCCAGGCGAAGTTCGCGAAGTGGCAGAAGACCTCGAAGCAGGGAACCCCCGCCGGCGGAGACACCCGACTGGTACGGACCGGAAGTGTCCCCGAGAACGTGGATGTCCGGTTGCTCGACCGCTCTCAGGTGGAGTCGATCGGTGGCATAGGCATGGGGCTTCGCCTCACCCGCGAGGACGGCGTCGAGGACCCCGGCCCGGTGCGGGTGACGCTCGACTACTCCGGTTTCCAATACGCCCACGGCGGTGACTTCGCCGACCGCCTCCGGCTGGTCCAGATGCCGGCCTGCGCGCTCACCACCCCGGAGAAGAAGGGCTGTTCGCCGGATCTGAAGCAGTTCATCGAAGCCGACAACGACGTCGGGACCGGGACTCTCTCGGCGACTGTGTACGCCGACGCCGACCCCGCGGCCGTGGCGATCGACGACGGATCCTCCCAGTTCAGCCGGTCGACCTACGCGAGCGCGTCCGGGGCCACCGTGCTGGCGGTCACCTCTGGGTCCTCGTCCGACGAGGGGGACTACCGGGCATCGACACTGAGCCCCACCGGTTCGTGGGACGTGTCCACCGGATCCGGGGCCTTCACCTACAGCCTGCCGGTCCAACTGCCCAAGGCCCCCTTCGGTACCACGCCATCACTGGCCCTCAGCTACAACTCGCAGTCGGTGGACGGCCGTACGTCGGCCACCAACAACCAGGCGTCGTGGGTCGGCATGGGCTGGGACCTTGAGGTCGGCTACATCGAGCGGCGTTACAAGAACTGTGCCCAGGACGGCCTGTCCACCATCGGCGACATGTGCTGGGAGTCGCCGAACACCGGCACGGAACCCGACGGCGCCGTCTACGTCATCAGCCTCAACGGTGTCACCTCCCAGCTGGTGCAGGACGGCAATGGCACAGGCTCCTATCACCTGCAGGACGACCCCGGCTGGCGGGTCCAGCACCTCTGGAACGGCCACGGCAGCGACGACGAGTACTGGGTGATCTCCACCCCGGACGGCATGCGCTACTACTTCGGCTGGGGCCGCAGCGAGCGCAACGACGCCTCCACGAACTCCGTCTACACGATGCCCGTCGTCGGCAACGACACCAGCGAGCCGTGCCACGCTCAGTACCCCGAGCCGTGCACCCAGGCCTGGCGCTGGAACCTCGACCGGGTCGTCGACCCCAACGAGGTCGAGAACGCCTACTTCTACGACAAGCAGAAGAACCACTACCGTTCGGTCGCGAACACCGACAAGGCGCGTTCGTACGACGCCGGCGGCTATCTCACCCGCATCGAGTACGGCTGGGCCTCCCAGATCAGCGGCGCCCTGCTGCCCGCCAAGGTTGAGCTGAGCCACGTCGGCCGCTGTGTCGAACGCATGGCGGAGGCGGACCCTCTGGGCGACGAACCCGCAGCCTGTCCCGGCATCTCCAGTACCCCGGAGTCGTACCCGGACGTCCCGACCGACCTCATGTGCGATGGCACCGCCGACGACAGCTACTGCGCCGGCATGACGTACTACCCCACGTTCTTCACCACGGACATGCTGTGGGACATCAAGACCTTCGTCAGCAACGACGGCGGTTCCACATGGGACCCGGCCATGCAGTACCAGACCAAGCACGGCCTGCCCAACCCCGACGGCACCGTCGGCAAGACCCTCTGGCTCGACTACGTCCAGCGCCAGGGCTACGGCGATGGCACCGACCTGCGCCTGCCCGTCATCAACTTCAACGGTGAGTGGAAGGACAACCAGGTCGGGTCCTCGCTGCTCAACTTCCGCCGAGTCACCAAGGTGTACGGCGATCTCGGCGCGGCGACGAGCGTGACCTATGGTCAGCCGGACGCCTGTGACATAGACGCCTTGCCGAGCCAGTCCTCCAACACCCAGCTGTGCTTCTGGCAGAAGTGGGCGCCCGAGGGCTCGGCGCAGACGAAGACCGGCTGGTTCAAGAAGTACCTGGTCACCCAGGTGTCCGTGGACCCCGGTGTCGGTCAAGGTGCCGACGGCGACGGCGACCCGAACATGACCACGCGCTACGAGTACAACGGTGGCGGTGGCTGGAGGTTCACCAACGACCCGTTGGTGGCCGACGAGGACGAGACCTGGTCCGACTGGCGGGGCTACCAGCAGGTCGAGGTCTTCACCGGCACCAAGAGCAACGCGGCGTCCACCTACCACTGGCTCTACCGTGGCCTGAGCGGCGACCGCACGTCCAAGACGGACTCGTCCGCGACCCGTACCGTGAAGGTCAAGGACGGTCAGGGCACCGAGTACACGGACTCGGCCTGGCTCGCGGGCAAGACCATCGAGACCAGCAAACGCGATGGCGACGGCGGCTCGCACGAGCGGACGTTCAAGGAGTACTGGACCCACGTCACCGCCGCGTACGAGGGGCTGCCCGACGCCCGCTTCGTCCGCGACAGCAAGACGTCGACACATCAGATGACGTCGCAGGGCTGGCGGGTGCGCACGGTCATGGACGAGTACGACGACACGTCCTCCACCAGCACCACGTACGGTCTGCCGTTGCGGACCAACGACTGGGGCGAGGAGGCGGTCGCCGACAACCGCTGCACCACGTACGGCCGCGCCTACAGCACGGACAACTTCCCCGACTCCGACGTCAAACGCTGGATGATCGTCGAGGACGAGCGCCGCCACTACGCGGCCGACTGTGCGAACCGCGCGGCCGCCAACCAGGACACGTTCACGGCGACGCTGTACGACGGGTCCACGTCGGTGGCGGGCAACGACACGGCGTTGGCCGACGCCAATGTGACGGAACTCCGCACGTACACCAACGCGTCGACATACCGCTCCATCAAGACGGACTACGACGACGCCGGCCGGGTCGTGGCCACTTACGACGGCAAGGCCAGCAAGACGACCACGACCTACTCGCCGAACACGACATGGCCCACCGATGGAGTGAAGGTCACCACCCCGGACCCGGACGGCAGCGGCTCGGGCACCGCGATGTCCACGACCACCTGGTCCTCTCGTCTGTGGGGCACCCCGTACCGGATCCTGGACGCCAACGGCCGGACCACCCGGCTCGTGCACGATTCGGTCGGCCGCTACAGCACCGTCTGGAAGCCGACGGAGATCGGCAACTACCCGGACGGTATCTCGTCGATGAAGTTCACCTATGCCGTGCCGACCGGAACCAACGGCGACGGGGTGCCGGACACGGTGACGGGGGCGCCCAGGGTGTCGACCGGGGTCCTGCAGTCCGGTTCGAACTACATCTACTCATACCTCTACCTGGACGGACTCGGACGCACGCGGGAGACCCAGGCGACCGCTCCGGGCGGGTCCGGCCGTACGGTCGTCTCCACGCGGTACGACACCTCCGGTAACGCAACGGGCACGTCAGCGCCGTTCTACAACTCCTCGGCGGCGGGCTCCGGCATGGTCCTGCCCACGGTGGCCGATCTGCCGTCCTACACCGACCTCCTCATCGACTGGGCGGGACGGACGACGGGGACGCAGATCCTCGTCAACGAGCAGCCCCAGCCCGTGATGAACTCCCGCACCTACTACCACGGTGACCACACGACCGTCGTGCCCGCCGTGGGCGAGCGCTCCGACACCTACACGGACGTCTTCGGCCAGACCACACGGATCGTCGAGTACGGCCCGACCGGAGCGGCGGCCACGGCGTACGAGTACACCCGCAGTGGGGGCCTCAGGAAGATCACCGACCCCAAGGGGAACACCACCGAGTACACATACAACTGGCTGGGGGAGCGGCTGACGTCGGACGATCCGGACACGGGCGCCTCGTCTGTCACCTACGACGAGAATGGCCAGATCTCCACGGCCACCACAGTCGGCAACAGCACGACACTGAGCTACACCTACGACGCCCTCCGACGGCCCACCACGGTGTCACAGGGCACGACGACGCTTTCCCGGCTGGCCTACGACAGTGCGCCGGGCGGCAAGGGCAAGCTGGCGACGGCCACCTCCTACCAGGACGGCAAGGCCTATACGCAGACCGTCACGGGATACGACACCCGTGGCCGGGTCGTCGGCCGGACCACGACGATTCCGGACGACGGTTCGGGACTCGCCGGCACTTACACCTTCGCCTACGGCTACGACTTGGCTGACCACGTCACGTCGGTGAGCTATCCGCAGATCGGTGGGCTGCCCGCGGAGACGGTGACCACCGCCTACACAGCGCAGGGCCTGCCGTCCAGGGTGGCCAGCCCGCTGGGAACGTACCAGTCGTCGATCGGCTTCGACCGGCTCGGCCGGCTCAACGGCCGTGTCTACGGCGAGAGCGGGGGCTCCGACGCCACCGTGAGCCGGGCACTCACGTACGACGACGCCGACGGCACCGGTCTCCTGGCCGGTGCGAAGACCACCGTGACCACGGGGGGTACCACCACCACCGCGCAGGACGACACTTTCACCCGGGATCTCGGCGGGCAGCTCACCGGCGTCACGGACAAGGTCGTCGGACAGAGCGAGTGCTTCACCTACGACGAGCTCAACCGGCTCAGCCGGGCGTGGACGACACAGGAGAGCGACGGCTGCTCCGGCGCCGCGACACCGGACATGAGCAGTTCCCTCGACCCGTACGACACGACTTGGACGTATGACGAACTGGGCAACATCCAGGCTGTGCGGGAGACCACGTCCCTGGGAACCACGGACAAGGACTACACCTACCCGGGTTACAGCGCGGACGAGACCTCGTACACGGCGGAGCAGGCGCGCCCGCACGCGGTCGTCAAGGCTGGTTCCGACTCCTTCGGCTACAACGCCGCCGGGCAGATGACCTCACGCACGGTCGACGGGGTGAGTTCGGCGCTGGAGTGGAACGGCCTGAACCGGATCAGCAAGATCACCCAAGAGAAGTCGACGGGTGACGAGGTGTCGACCTACGTGTACGACACGGACGGAAATGTTCTGCTGCGGGCCTCGCCGACTGAGAAGGTGCTGTACCTCGACGGTCACGAACTGCGCAGGACCGGTTCGGCGAGCGCTTCCGCCACCCGTTACTACTCCGCTGCGGGCACCAACGTCGCGATGCGGGTGGCCGACGGCTCTGCGGCCGGCAAGCTGACCTGGATCCTCGGCGACGCACAGGCCTCGACATCCATGCTGGTCTCCATGGGAGGCGCCGTCCTGCGCCGACGCTACACGGCCTTCGGTAAGCAACGAGGCAGCACGAATCTTCCCTCGTCCACCGACCGGGGATTCCTGGGCCAGTCGGAGGACGACTCCACCGGGCTGTCCATGCTCGGCGCCCGGATGTACGACCCCGATCTGGGCCGGTTCCTGAGCGGGGACGAGCTCAACAAGCCGTACTCGCCCCAGGAGATGAACGCCTACAGCTACGGGGCGAACAACCCCGTCCGGTACAGCGACCCGACCGGCTTCGAGATCGGTTCTCGGCCGAACTCGTGCCAGTACGACCTGAAGTACTGCGATAAGGCCGTGCAGGACGCCGTCGGCTACGACCCGTCGACCGGAACGGTCGACTACACCAAGGGAACCCAGGTGGGTGACGGGTCCATCACCGGAAAGACCGTCACGAAGAAGCTTCCGGATCAGGCCTACGACTGGGTGTCCAAGGACCTCGGCTACCAAGGGACTCCGTGGCTGACGCAGGCCCAGTACGACACCTTCATGCAGAACGCCACCTCTGATGTCAAGAAGGCGAAGATGGCCTACTTCTTCGAGGTGTGCCAGAAGTCCGCGGACGTGAACAAGTGCCTGGGTACGGCGAAGAACATCCAGGTCGCGGAGGAGGAGCCAGATGATCACGCCTTCCTGAGCGATGACACGGCGGACACGCTCGGCATGATCAGTACCGGGCTGGGTATCGCTGCGGTGATGACCGCCGCAACTCCTATCGGTCCCGTCCTCGGCCTGTTGGCGGTGGGTGTGGGCGTCGTCGTCGCCGCCGACGCCTGCTGGGGCAACTGGATGAGTCTGGGATGCGCGGCCGGCGTCGTCGGAATCGCGGGCGGCCTTGTGCCGATGCTCAAGTCGGGTGAGGCCCTGCAGGGGATCGGTACGCTCCGGACCTGGGGGGTGCAGGCGGGACGGTCGGTCGCCGACGGGGCTCGCAGTGCATGGAGCGGTGTCAGAGGCCTCTTCGGTGGTTGA
- a CDS encoding holo-ACP synthase, with product MPIIGVGIDVAEIDRFRASLERTPSMADRLFLPSELLLPSGERRGIASLAARFAAKEALAKALGAPSGLRWTDAEVYVEPSGQPRLRVTGTVASRASELGVQSWHISLSHDAGVASAVVIAEG from the coding sequence ATGCCCATCATCGGAGTCGGCATCGACGTCGCCGAGATCGACCGTTTCCGTGCCTCGCTGGAGCGCACGCCCAGCATGGCCGACCGCCTCTTCCTGCCCAGCGAACTCCTCCTCCCCAGCGGCGAACGCCGGGGCATCGCCTCCCTCGCGGCCCGCTTCGCCGCGAAGGAGGCCCTCGCCAAGGCCCTGGGCGCCCCGAGCGGCCTGCGCTGGACCGACGCCGAGGTCTACGTCGAACCCTCCGGCCAACCCCGCCTCCGTGTCACCGGCACGGTCGCGTCCCGCGCCTCCGAACTGGGCGTCCAGTCCTGGCACATCTCGTTGAGCCATGACGCGGGGGTGGCGTCGGCGGTGGTGATCGCGGAGGGCTGA
- the glmS gene encoding glutamine--fructose-6-phosphate transaminase (isomerizing) encodes MCGIVGYVGSQSALDVVLAGLKRLEYRGYDSAGVAVAADGGLAAAKKAGKLVNLEKELVGRPLPTGSTGIGHTRWATHGGPTDTNAHPHLDNAGRVAVVHNGIIENFAALRTELAERGHTLSSETDTEVVAHLLAEEFSSCDDLAEAMRLVCRRLEGAFTLVAVHADAPDVVVGARRNSPLVVGVGEGEAFLASDVAAFIAHTRSAIELGQDQVVELRRDGVTVTTFDGRPADVRSYHVDWDASAAEKGGYDYFMLKEIAEQPKAVADTLLGRIDAAGSLSLDEVRIPDRELRELDKVVIVACGTAFHAGLIAKYAIEHWTRIPCEVELASEFRYRDPILGPHTLVIAISQSGETMDTLMALRHAREQGARVLAICNTNGSTIPRESDAVLYTHAGPEVAVASTKAFLTQLVACYLVALYLGQVRGTKWGDEIRAVIRDLSRISHEVERVLETMEPVRELARTLADKNTVLFLGRHVGYPVALEGALKLKELAYMHAEGFAAGELKHGPIALIEEDLPVVVVVPSPAGRSLLHDKIVSNIQEIRARGARTIVIAEEGDETVVPYADHLIRVPATPTLLQPLVATVPLQVFACELATARGNEVDQPRNLAKSVTVE; translated from the coding sequence ATGTGCGGAATCGTGGGATACGTCGGCTCGCAGTCCGCCCTCGACGTGGTCCTCGCCGGACTGAAGCGGCTGGAGTACCGCGGGTACGACTCCGCCGGCGTGGCGGTGGCGGCCGACGGGGGCCTCGCCGCCGCGAAGAAGGCCGGGAAACTGGTCAACCTGGAGAAGGAGCTGGTCGGCCGCCCGCTGCCGACCGGTTCGACCGGCATCGGCCACACCCGCTGGGCCACCCACGGCGGCCCCACGGACACCAACGCCCACCCGCACCTCGACAACGCGGGCCGGGTCGCCGTCGTCCACAACGGCATCATTGAGAACTTCGCCGCGCTGCGCACCGAACTGGCCGAGCGGGGCCACACCCTGTCCTCCGAGACGGACACCGAGGTCGTCGCCCACCTCCTCGCCGAGGAGTTCTCCTCCTGCGACGACCTCGCGGAGGCGATGCGGCTGGTGTGCCGTCGGCTGGAGGGCGCGTTCACGCTGGTCGCGGTGCACGCGGACGCACCGGACGTGGTCGTGGGTGCCCGCCGCAACTCGCCCCTGGTGGTCGGCGTCGGCGAGGGCGAGGCCTTCCTCGCCTCCGACGTCGCCGCGTTCATCGCCCACACGCGCTCCGCGATCGAGCTGGGCCAGGACCAGGTCGTCGAACTGCGCCGCGACGGCGTGACGGTGACCACCTTCGACGGCCGCCCCGCCGACGTCCGCTCGTACCACGTCGACTGGGACGCGTCGGCGGCGGAGAAGGGCGGCTACGACTACTTCATGCTCAAGGAGATCGCCGAGCAGCCCAAGGCGGTCGCCGACACGCTCCTCGGCCGCATCGACGCGGCGGGCTCGCTGTCCCTGGACGAGGTCCGCATCCCCGACCGGGAACTGCGCGAGCTGGACAAGGTGGTCATCGTGGCGTGCGGCACGGCGTTCCACGCGGGCCTCATCGCCAAGTACGCCATCGAGCACTGGACCCGTATCCCGTGCGAGGTGGAGCTGGCGAGCGAGTTCCGTTACCGGGACCCGATCCTCGGCCCTCACACCCTGGTCATCGCCATCTCCCAGTCCGGCGAGACCATGGACACGCTGATGGCGCTGCGCCACGCCCGTGAACAGGGCGCCCGGGTCCTCGCCATCTGCAACACCAACGGCTCGACGATCCCCCGCGAGTCCGACGCGGTCCTCTACACCCACGCGGGCCCCGAGGTGGCGGTCGCCTCGACGAAGGCGTTCCTGACGCAGTTGGTGGCCTGCTACCTGGTGGCCCTCTATCTCGGCCAGGTGCGCGGCACCAAGTGGGGCGACGAGATCCGGGCGGTGATCCGCGACCTCTCCCGTATCTCCCACGAGGTGGAGCGGGTCCTCGAAACGATGGAGCCGGTACGGGAGTTGGCCCGCACCCTCGCCGACAAGAACACGGTGCTGTTCCTGGGCCGCCATGTGGGTTATCCGGTCGCCCTCGAAGGCGCCCTGAAACTCAAGGAGTTGGCCTACATGCACGCCGAGGGCTTCGCGGCGGGCGAGCTGAAGCACGGCCCGATCGCCCTGATCGAGGAGGACCTCCCGGTGGTCGTCGTGGTCCCCTCCCCGGCGGGCCGCTCCCTCCTGCACGACAAGATCGTCTCCAACATCCAGGAGATCCGCGCGCGGGGCGCCCGCACGATCGTCATCGCGGAGGAGGGAGACGAGACGGTGGTCCCGTACGCCGACCACCTGATCCGCGTCCCGGCGACCCCGACCCTGCTCCAGCCCCTGGTCGCCACGGTCCCGCTCCAGGTCTTCGCCTGCGAACTGGCCACGGCCCGGGGGAACGAGGTGGACCAGCCGCGGAACCTGGCGAAGTCGGTGACGGTGGAGTGA